The following coding sequences are from one Fibrobacter sp. window:
- a CDS encoding sugar transferase, with protein MEQGSVNPAIDSILTEQRLKNIVYPARLFRARLNEEFLRANRTRKPFIFVQIYAHQFDLLGWAWPNQTVEQTWRISLLTMFSHLRFIDVIGYLSDGNGIGVILLNSDLSTLENIRKEILHRLNDAGLIQNLRHKPKKPIFKAYLYTGLQEKDNLELADTIKEFNSTNGSFFRVDRLNMDHIWPHPHKIRFRHIIKRCVDFTGALLGLIILSPVLLFCALAVKISDPKGPIIFKQTRVGKNGSLFTMYKFRSMYVDAEERKKDLMALNETGGKTFKIKNDPRIYPFGRVLRKFSLDELPQLVNIINGDMSIVGPRPPLPEEVETYEPWHRMRLSVTPGLTCIWQVSGRSNISFEGQMRLDNDYIRRGGKLADDFKLILKTFKVVFKGEGAY; from the coding sequence ATGGAACAGGGATCGGTAAATCCAGCCATTGACTCCATACTCACGGAGCAGAGGCTAAAGAACATCGTCTATCCGGCCAGGCTTTTCCGGGCCAGGCTGAACGAGGAGTTCCTGCGGGCAAACCGCACCCGCAAGCCCTTCATCTTTGTCCAGATTTACGCCCACCAGTTCGACCTGCTGGGCTGGGCATGGCCGAACCAAACCGTAGAGCAGACCTGGCGAATCAGCCTGCTTACCATGTTCTCCCACCTCCGGTTCATCGATGTCATCGGCTACCTTTCCGACGGCAACGGCATCGGGGTCATCCTGCTGAATTCGGACCTTTCCACCCTGGAGAATATTCGAAAAGAGATCCTTCACAGGCTAAACGACGCGGGCCTTATCCAGAACCTGCGGCACAAGCCCAAGAAGCCCATCTTCAAGGCCTACCTCTATACCGGCCTCCAAGAAAAGGACAACTTGGAACTGGCCGACACCATCAAGGAATTCAACAGCACCAACGGCAGTTTCTTCCGTGTTGACCGTCTGAACATGGACCACATCTGGCCCCACCCCCACAAGATTCGTTTTCGGCACATCATCAAGCGCTGCGTGGACTTTACAGGCGCCCTGCTGGGCCTGATTATCCTTTCGCCGGTACTTCTTTTCTGTGCCCTGGCCGTAAAAATCAGCGACCCCAAGGGGCCCATCATCTTCAAGCAGACCCGCGTAGGCAAGAACGGCTCGCTGTTCACCATGTACAAGTTCCGCAGCATGTACGTAGATGCCGAAGAACGAAAAAAAGATCTCATGGCCCTGAACGAGACCGGCGGCAAGACTTTCAAAATCAAGAACGACCCCCGCATCTACCCCTTCGGTCGTGTTCTCCGCAAGTTCAGCCTCGACGAACTGCCCCAGCTGGTGAACATCATCAACGGCGACATGTCCATCGTGGGCCCAAGGCCTCCCCTGCCCGAAGAGGTGGAAACCTACGAACCCTGGCATCGCATGCGCCTTTCCGTAACCCCCGGACTCACCTGCATCTGGCAGGTCAGCGGCCGCAGCAACATCAGCTTCGAAGGGCAGATGCGCCTGGACAACGACTACATCCGCCGTGGTGGCAAGCTGGCCGACGACTTCAAGCTCATCCTCAAGACCTTCAAGGTCGTTTTCAAGGGCGAAGGGGCGTATTAG
- a CDS encoding type III pantothenate kinase, which produces MKKNLKKSDTVSFVVDVGNSHTVLGIFKGDKVVDHWRLTTRKETTSDEVMNRIGGLVRFSEIKPSTITHVGLSTVVPAHERPWIKALQTLLKRPVQVVSSDNCLGCPIAYPNPASLGSDRLCNIIALRDRGYKDAIVVDMGTATTFDVMKDGGFAGGIIIPGISASLDVLTEKAARLLPVSIEWPEHVIANNTDDAIRAGLLYGFMAELETLVAKIKAEMGKKKVPVFATGGWGRMVMGHSKVIDTYDPYLTLNGVRLVALHGNGAADIEGEED; this is translated from the coding sequence ATGAAAAAGAATTTGAAAAAGTCGGATACGGTCTCGTTTGTGGTGGATGTGGGCAACTCCCACACGGTTCTTGGCATATTCAAGGGCGACAAGGTGGTGGACCACTGGAGGCTCACCACCCGCAAGGAAACCACCAGCGACGAGGTGATGAACCGCATTGGCGGTCTTGTCCGTTTTTCCGAAATCAAACCTTCGACTATTACCCACGTGGGGCTTTCGACGGTGGTGCCTGCCCATGAACGCCCGTGGATCAAGGCCCTGCAGACCCTGTTAAAGCGGCCTGTGCAGGTGGTGAGTTCCGACAACTGCCTGGGATGCCCTATCGCCTACCCGAACCCGGCTTCGCTAGGTTCTGACCGTCTCTGCAATATCATCGCCCTTCGGGACCGTGGCTACAAGGATGCCATCGTGGTGGACATGGGAACGGCCACTACTTTTGACGTGATGAAGGATGGCGGCTTTGCTGGGGGTATCATTATTCCCGGTATCAGTGCCAGCTTGGATGTTTTGACCGAGAAGGCGGCAAGGCTTTTACCGGTGAGCATTGAATGGCCGGAACACGTGATTGCCAACAACACCGACGACGCCATCCGCGCGGGTCTCTTGTACGGGTTCATGGCGGAGCTTGAAACCCTGGTGGCCAAAATCAAGGCCGAGATGGGCAAGAAGAAGGTCCCCGTGTTTGCCACGGGAGGCTGGGGCCGCATGGTCATGGGACACAGCAAGGTGATTGACACCTACGACCCCTACCTGACCCTGAACGGGGTGCGCCTGGTTGCCCTTCATGGCAATGGCGCTGCCGATATTGAGGGCGAAGAGGACTGA
- a CDS encoding Spy/CpxP family protein refolding chaperone, whose protein sequence is MKNSVKIFVASLIVLACAVGFFLGTCCSVHCCSKHSCDRMDAPEKVAAAPEGHFKKGHEGKGFQKNWPHPAMFDSLLQVTPEQKTALDKHREETGKAFKELFGQKMSAEKELKDALDSGDEAQIEAAKVKILDAQKALLDNRIEGIKSINKIITKEQQEKFRQVLKENIEKFKKGHHGKRGPRESGPTPPPEREAPPHEAP, encoded by the coding sequence ATGAAAAACTCCGTTAAAATATTCGTGGCAAGCCTCATCGTGCTTGCCTGCGCCGTAGGGTTCTTCCTCGGCACATGCTGCAGTGTGCACTGTTGTTCCAAGCATTCTTGCGACCGTATGGACGCTCCCGAAAAAGTGGCGGCAGCGCCCGAAGGCCATTTCAAAAAAGGCCACGAAGGCAAGGGTTTCCAGAAAAACTGGCCCCACCCGGCCATGTTCGATTCCCTGCTGCAGGTGACTCCGGAGCAAAAGACCGCCCTGGACAAACACCGCGAAGAGACCGGCAAGGCCTTCAAGGAACTCTTCGGACAAAAGATGTCTGCCGAAAAGGAACTGAAAGATGCCCTGGACAGCGGTGACGAAGCTCAAATCGAAGCGGCCAAGGTCAAAATACTCGACGCCCAAAAAGCCCTGCTGGATAACCGCATCGAAGGCATCAAGAGCATCAACAAGATTATCACCAAGGAACAGCAAGAAAAGTTCCGCCAGGTCTTGAAAGAAAACATCGAAAAGTTTAAAAAAGGCCATCATGGCAAGCGGGGCCCCCGGGAAAGCGGGCCTACACCTCCCCCCGAACGGGAAGCCCCGCCCCATGAGGCCCCTTAA
- a CDS encoding sugar transferase, with product MIRAATLERVLLLLSDFLALTICFVLAYWVQFHSGWIAEKFDPSKTLDAYWHIGCALNICWLFWFTFTGLYRTWLLQSRTLQVLRVLRAVFVGVVLIIVGLFGSEFMGKVAAGAPLTGNYIYGSRFTWILVYGVFVLVLVAAFRMVLYLGLRSLLRRGYGANKVLVLGCTESGKNIAEALKKAPEVGQQVVGFVDERYQVMDHHFCDVPVLGKYSDLPTLVKKLGISGIIIAHDSSSPQEIMRVLVWVCELPLHIYIVPELYPAVNGRFKSNLVHGFELQELFPLAMPPWQVQIKRFLDIVIGGIIGLCSLPVCLLAAIAIKLDDHGPIFYSQERIGLYGKPFTVYKFRTMRTDAEKFGAQWATKKDPRITRVGHFLRKTRIDELPQILCVLKGDMSMVGPRPERAVFIGKLREQIPFYIGRLKMKPGLTGWAQVRHHYDNSIEDVQIKLQYDMYYYENMSLLLDFQILVRTVYVVLTGKGAQ from the coding sequence ATGATTCGTGCCGCCACATTGGAAAGGGTGCTCCTTCTCCTTTCGGACTTTCTCGCCCTGACAATCTGCTTTGTCCTGGCGTACTGGGTCCAGTTCCATAGCGGCTGGATTGCCGAAAAGTTCGACCCTTCCAAGACCCTGGATGCCTACTGGCATATCGGGTGTGCCCTGAATATCTGCTGGCTGTTCTGGTTTACCTTTACGGGGCTGTACCGCACGTGGCTTTTACAGTCCAGAACTTTGCAGGTCTTGCGGGTGTTGCGGGCCGTTTTTGTAGGTGTGGTCCTGATTATTGTCGGGCTGTTTGGCTCTGAGTTTATGGGCAAGGTGGCCGCCGGTGCTCCCCTGACTGGCAACTACATCTATGGTTCCCGCTTTACCTGGATCTTGGTCTATGGTGTCTTTGTATTGGTGCTGGTCGCTGCGTTCCGCATGGTGCTGTACCTTGGGCTAAGGTCGTTGCTCCGTCGGGGCTATGGGGCGAACAAGGTGCTGGTCCTTGGCTGTACGGAATCCGGTAAGAATATTGCAGAAGCTTTGAAAAAAGCTCCTGAGGTTGGTCAGCAGGTGGTGGGGTTTGTTGATGAACGCTATCAGGTGATGGACCATCATTTTTGCGATGTTCCGGTTCTTGGCAAGTATTCGGATTTGCCCACATTGGTCAAGAAGTTGGGCATTTCGGGAATCATTATCGCTCATGACAGCTCTTCTCCGCAAGAAATCATGCGTGTGCTGGTATGGGTTTGCGAACTTCCCTTGCATATCTACATTGTGCCTGAGCTTTACCCTGCCGTCAATGGCCGGTTCAAGAGTAACCTGGTCCACGGGTTCGAACTGCAGGAACTTTTCCCCTTAGCCATGCCGCCCTGGCAGGTACAGATCAAGAGATTCCTGGATATTGTTATTGGTGGAATTATCGGACTTTGCTCCTTGCCGGTGTGCCTGTTGGCGGCCATCGCCATCAAGCTGGATGACCACGGCCCCATTTTTTATTCCCAGGAACGCATCGGCCTGTACGGTAAGCCCTTTACGGTTTACAAGTTCCGCACCATGCGCACCGATGCCGAAAAGTTCGGGGCTCAGTGGGCCACCAAGAAGGACCCTCGCATTACCCGTGTGGGGCATTTCTTGCGCAAGACCCGCATTGATGAACTACCGCAGATTTTGTGTGTACTGAAGGGCGACATGAGTATGGTGGGGCCTCGTCCCGAACGTGCCGTATTCATTGGCAAGCTCCGTGAGCAGATTCCCTTTTATATTGGACGCCTGAAGATGAAACCCGGTCTTACCGGCTGGGCCCAGGTGCGCCACCATTATGACAATAGTATTGAGGATGTTCAAATCAAGCTGCAGTACGATATGTATTATTACGAGAACATGAGCCTGCTTCTGGATTTCCAGATTCTCGTGCGGACGGTCTATGTGGTTTTGACCGGAAAAGGAGCACAATGA
- a CDS encoding DUF58 domain-containing protein gives MLDKEVLKTVSRIELSVRGTLDTVMTGAYHSSFKGNGMEFSEVREYMPGDDVRTIDWNVTARTGSPYVKKFIEEREMTMLLMVDASSSSEFGSGKQMKGEVMATLTALLAFAAIKNNDKVGLLIYTDQVELFIPPEKGRKHVLRLIREILYFKPQHHGTNTQVALEYAGKILNRRAVVVVMSDFLNQGFENAFKILRKRHDVLAVSVVDPRETELPPAGLVELEDPETGETLLIDTGDATFREAFAREAKRQGKATKELFQRMSIDFVRIETHDDFKDTVAPLIEHFRRRAKMARM, from the coding sequence ATGCTAGACAAAGAAGTTTTAAAGACCGTCAGCCGCATTGAGCTTTCTGTCCGCGGAACGCTGGACACCGTCATGACCGGTGCCTACCACAGTTCCTTCAAAGGGAACGGTATGGAATTCAGCGAAGTCCGGGAGTACATGCCGGGCGACGACGTGCGCACCATTGACTGGAACGTGACTGCCCGAACAGGCTCTCCTTACGTGAAAAAGTTCATCGAAGAACGCGAGATGACCATGCTCTTGATGGTGGACGCCTCCAGTTCCTCGGAATTCGGCTCCGGCAAGCAGATGAAGGGCGAAGTCATGGCGACTTTGACCGCACTTCTCGCCTTTGCCGCCATCAAGAACAACGACAAGGTGGGTCTGCTGATTTACACCGACCAGGTGGAACTGTTTATCCCGCCCGAGAAAGGCCGCAAGCACGTGCTGCGGCTTATCCGCGAAATCCTCTATTTCAAGCCGCAGCACCACGGCACCAACACCCAAGTGGCGCTGGAATATGCCGGCAAGATTCTGAACCGCCGTGCCGTGGTCGTGGTGATGAGCGACTTTCTGAACCAGGGCTTCGAAAACGCCTTCAAGATTCTGCGCAAGCGCCACGACGTGCTTGCGGTCTCCGTCGTTGACCCCCGGGAAACGGAACTGCCCCCCGCAGGACTCGTAGAACTGGAAGACCCCGAAACCGGAGAAACACTCCTCATCGATACCGGCGACGCCACCTTCCGGGAGGCTTTCGCCCGAGAGGCAAAGCGTCAGGGCAAGGCCACCAAGGAACTGTTCCAGCGCATGTCCATCGACTTTGTGCGCATCGAGACCCACGATGACTTCAAGGACACCGTGGCTCCGCTTATCGAGCATTTCAGGCGCCGGGCCAAGATGGCAAGAATGTAA
- a CDS encoding sigma-70 family RNA polymerase sigma factor, translating to MNERGVLNGLKSGSREALAILWQEHSGHVLNLAFRMLKDRDQAEDILMDVFVQVPRSVQKFRGESNLGTWLYRLTVNARLMKLRAERRHAELEEENWDTIVESALGTEEKEQEFDTELLTLGLNQLPAETRSMLWLKDAEGLDIKDLTEIYRMPDGTIKARLSRARHFVKDFLTRKQKNA from the coding sequence ATGAACGAAAGAGGTGTCTTGAACGGCTTGAAAAGCGGCAGCCGCGAAGCTCTTGCCATACTCTGGCAAGAACATAGCGGCCATGTGTTGAATCTCGCCTTCCGGATGCTCAAGGACCGGGACCAGGCCGAAGACATACTGATGGATGTCTTTGTCCAGGTGCCCAGATCCGTTCAGAAATTCCGTGGCGAGAGCAATCTCGGCACCTGGCTCTACAGGCTCACCGTCAACGCCCGCCTCATGAAACTCCGGGCAGAGCGTAGGCACGCCGAACTGGAAGAAGAAAACTGGGACACTATCGTCGAAAGCGCCCTGGGCACAGAAGAAAAGGAACAGGAGTTTGATACAGAACTTTTAACCCTAGGGCTAAACCAGCTGCCCGCCGAAACCCGGAGCATGCTCTGGCTCAAGGACGCCGAGGGGCTAGACATCAAGGATTTGACAGAGATTTACCGCATGCCCGACGGAACCATCAAGGCAAGGCTCAGCAGGGCGAGGCACTTTGTAAAGGACTTTTTGACAAGGAAACAGAAAAATGCGTGA
- a CDS encoding GTP-binding protein, giving the protein MSQPVRNIAILAHVDAGKTTLSERILFTAGEVRRPGRVEEGLATMDYLPEEKDRGITIESGVAHFEWKDTWFNFIDTPGHVDFGAEVDTALTAVEGAILVVSAASGVETQTVAAFKKLREAGVRTILFVNKLDNPDYSLDETLINIEEVLGVRPVLMTLPEYRDGKMTGVLDVLSKSRLEHSATGEEVVDEGWNVDDGWDQAHDLKKHYAEAVEFASNFDDEILKLAMEGKPVPAKILLRGLKALAASDDYALCYAGSAMEGFGVRSLTTALTFFLPEVPAFDKGELGQVIRLRYFKGVGEISIFRSHTDLERKAWPAGFEFSRLKANLLVPVDEIRAGDIYAMRTPFETELGEVIYLDERRETRDERSEARGTNPEPRTSNPEPRTSIRDKYQPLLQTRVECLGSEDFLHVDKSLNMLGRMDPSFRVQKDDGGFWYLHTVGEVQLDVLLSRLKREFGCEVKAGSPEVRWQERLCREVGPVENSFQLGPHKISIKLSATPLEGDAHDIRLSAEFLETAPREILAGVRSALLESAEVGILGKGALVGVRFEVHEFTWTEGALPPMIKKACADAVTKLIKPADVELYEPIMELSLECPVNFAGLVTGDIQSRDGKVKEIGGDGKTHFLKAEVPLRKIFGYATGVRSISKGTALYSMKLLGYKQIGKA; this is encoded by the coding sequence ATGTCGCAGCCAGTCCGGAACATCGCCATCCTTGCCCATGTGGATGCGGGTAAGACCACCTTGTCGGAACGGATTCTGTTCACGGCAGGGGAGGTGCGTCGTCCGGGCCGCGTAGAAGAAGGCCTTGCCACCATGGACTACCTGCCCGAAGAAAAGGACAGGGGCATCACTATCGAAAGTGGCGTGGCCCACTTTGAGTGGAAGGATACCTGGTTCAATTTTATCGATACGCCGGGTCACGTGGATTTTGGCGCCGAGGTGGACACGGCCCTCACGGCGGTGGAAGGGGCGATTCTTGTGGTGAGTGCCGCCAGCGGTGTAGAGACCCAGACGGTGGCCGCTTTCAAGAAACTTCGGGAGGCGGGCGTTCGGACGATTTTGTTCGTGAACAAGCTGGACAATCCCGACTATTCCCTGGACGAAACCCTTATCAACATCGAAGAGGTTCTGGGTGTGCGTCCGGTGCTCATGACGCTGCCGGAATATCGGGACGGCAAGATGACCGGCGTGCTGGACGTGCTGAGCAAAAGCCGCCTGGAACATTCCGCTACCGGCGAAGAGGTGGTGGACGAAGGCTGGAACGTGGATGACGGTTGGGACCAGGCCCACGACCTGAAAAAGCACTACGCCGAGGCGGTGGAATTTGCCAGCAATTTTGACGACGAGATTTTGAAGCTTGCCATGGAAGGTAAGCCTGTGCCGGCGAAGATTCTCTTGCGGGGGCTGAAAGCCCTGGCGGCAAGCGACGATTACGCCCTGTGCTACGCAGGCTCTGCCATGGAAGGTTTTGGCGTGCGAAGCCTCACGACGGCGCTGACTTTCTTTTTGCCAGAGGTGCCCGCCTTTGACAAGGGCGAACTGGGTCAGGTGATACGCCTCCGGTATTTCAAGGGCGTGGGGGAGATTTCCATATTCCGCAGCCACACGGATTTGGAGCGCAAGGCGTGGCCTGCTGGCTTTGAGTTTTCGAGACTGAAGGCGAACCTGCTGGTGCCTGTAGATGAAATCCGCGCAGGCGATATTTACGCTATGCGCACCCCTTTCGAGACGGAACTGGGAGAGGTGATTTATTTAGACGAGAGACGAGAGACGAGAGACGAGAGAAGTGAGGCGCGAGGCACGAACCCCGAGCCTCGAACCTCGAACCCCGAGCCTCGAACCTCCATCCGCGACAAATATCAGCCCCTTTTGCAGACCCGCGTGGAGTGCCTGGGTTCCGAGGATTTTTTGCATGTGGACAAGAGCCTGAATATGCTTGGCCGTATGGACCCCAGTTTCCGCGTCCAGAAGGATGACGGCGGTTTCTGGTACTTGCATACCGTAGGCGAGGTGCAGTTGGACGTGCTGCTTTCGCGCCTGAAACGGGAATTCGGTTGCGAAGTGAAGGCCGGAAGCCCCGAGGTGCGCTGGCAAGAGCGTTTATGTCGTGAGGTGGGTCCTGTGGAAAATTCGTTCCAGCTTGGGCCCCACAAGATTTCTATCAAGCTTTCGGCGACGCCTTTGGAAGGCGATGCCCATGATATACGTCTTTCTGCGGAATTTTTGGAGACTGCTCCCCGTGAGATTCTGGCCGGTGTCCGCTCGGCCCTGCTGGAATCTGCCGAAGTCGGGATTCTCGGCAAGGGAGCGCTGGTAGGCGTGCGCTTTGAGGTCCACGAGTTCACCTGGACCGAGGGAGCGCTCCCGCCTATGATCAAGAAGGCCTGCGCCGATGCAGTTACAAAGCTGATCAAGCCCGCCGATGTGGAACTTTACGAGCCCATCATGGAGCTTTCTCTGGAATGCCCCGTGAACTTTGCAGGTCTTGTGACCGGTGATATCCAGTCACGGGACGGCAAGGTGAAAGAAATCGGCGGCGACGGCAAGACCCATTTTTTGAAGGCGGAAGTCCCGCTGCGAAAAATTTTCGGCTATGCTACCGGCGTGCGGAGCATCAGCAAGGGCACTGCCCTTTACAGCATGAAGTTGCTGGGGTATAAGCAAATAGGGAAGGCGTAG
- a CDS encoding homoserine dehydrogenase: MLRIGLIGTGTVGGGVIQILEQKIAEYKEKLGVELELACICAKSEEEVAPYKAKGYKVSTNADEMIAGNDIDVLVELAGGYNMPRKWILAALESGKHVVTANKALLAKYGHEIFPLAAKNGLHVLFEAAVGGGIPIIRSLQEGLLGSTVESLSCIINGTCNYILSRMADEGLDFDVVLKDAQKLGFAEADPTFDIEGIDSAHKTALLASLCSGKRVDFEKIHVTGISKITAQDIAFAKEIGCCVKLLGIYHRDGDRVDARVHPCFVSNENLLSNVNGVINAVYLKCDNLGETVQTGAGAGRLPTASAVVADLVSLARSVDMGSRRALPMGWFNVENSATLVPISETSSRYYLRFTSRDACGVLAKITSILADNNISIETIIQKNVKDPGKVSIVVITEKTQDSKASKAVEAIDALPEIVEKSQVIRFLV; encoded by the coding sequence ATGTTGCGTATTGGTCTTATTGGAACGGGAACCGTCGGTGGCGGAGTTATCCAGATTCTGGAGCAGAAAATTGCCGAGTACAAGGAAAAGCTCGGTGTGGAACTGGAACTGGCCTGCATTTGCGCCAAGTCCGAAGAAGAAGTGGCCCCCTACAAGGCGAAGGGTTACAAGGTTTCGACCAACGCCGACGAAATGATTGCCGGCAACGACATCGATGTGCTGGTGGAACTGGCCGGTGGCTACAACATGCCCCGCAAGTGGATTCTGGCTGCCCTCGAAAGCGGCAAGCACGTGGTGACCGCCAACAAGGCTCTTCTCGCCAAGTATGGTCACGAGATTTTCCCCCTGGCCGCCAAGAACGGACTGCATGTGCTGTTCGAAGCTGCCGTAGGTGGAGGCATTCCCATTATCCGCAGCCTGCAGGAAGGCCTGCTGGGCTCTACGGTAGAAAGCCTGAGCTGCATCATCAACGGCACCTGCAATTACATCCTTAGCCGTATGGCCGACGAAGGCCTGGACTTTGACGTGGTGCTGAAGGACGCCCAGAAGCTCGGCTTTGCCGAAGCGGACCCCACCTTCGACATCGAAGGTATCGACTCCGCCCACAAGACGGCCCTGCTTGCAAGCCTCTGCAGCGGCAAGCGGGTGGATTTTGAAAAGATTCATGTGACGGGTATTTCCAAGATTACCGCCCAGGATATCGCCTTTGCCAAGGAAATCGGTTGCTGTGTTAAGCTCCTCGGCATCTATCATCGGGATGGCGACCGTGTGGACGCCCGTGTGCATCCCTGCTTTGTCTCTAACGAAAACCTGCTTTCCAACGTGAACGGCGTGATTAACGCTGTCTACCTCAAGTGCGATAACCTGGGCGAAACGGTGCAGACCGGTGCCGGTGCTGGCCGCCTCCCGACGGCCTCTGCCGTGGTGGCGGACCTGGTGTCCTTGGCCCGCTCTGTGGACATGGGCAGCCGCAGGGCGCTCCCCATGGGCTGGTTCAATGTGGAAAATTCCGCCACGCTGGTGCCTATTTCGGAAACGTCTTCCCGCTACTACCTGCGCTTCACCTCCCGTGACGCCTGCGGTGTGCTGGCGAAGATTACAAGCATCCTCGCCGATAACAACATCTCCATTGAGACCATCATCCAGAAGAATGTGAAGGACCCAGGCAAGGTTTCCATTGTGGTCATTACCGAAAAGACCCAGGACAGCAAGGCCTCGAAGGCGGTGGAGGCTATCGACGCCCTGCCCGAAATCGTGGAAAAGAGCCAGGTTATCCGTTTCCTGGTCTAA
- the nadC gene encoding carboxylating nicotinate-nucleotide diphosphorylase produces MYGDNSTPVFPVNDALTMIRLALAEDVRTGDVTSEWTIPADQRQHARLIAKEDGVLAGLPVIELVFQELKASVKVTLHKKDGDVVKKGDLIAEMDGTTHELLTGERTLLNFIQQLSGVATVAHTFQEALKGGKTKVLDTRKTVPGFRTLQKYAVRVGGGSNHRMGLFDMVLVKDNHIAAAGGVLQALEVVKKNNKQGLMVEMEVENFDQLRALLNKGVDVIMLDNMSNEMMAEALKIIKESGDKCLVEGSGNMTLERAKEIATLGLDYISVGALTHSVKALDISMRI; encoded by the coding sequence ATGTACGGCGATAACTCAACACCTGTTTTCCCAGTTAACGATGCTCTCACCATGATCCGTCTCGCGTTGGCCGAAGACGTGCGGACAGGCGATGTGACCAGCGAATGGACTATCCCCGCCGACCAGAGGCAGCATGCCCGCCTGATAGCGAAAGAAGACGGCGTGCTGGCAGGACTCCCTGTGATTGAACTGGTTTTCCAGGAACTGAAGGCAAGCGTGAAGGTGACGCTCCACAAGAAAGACGGTGACGTGGTCAAAAAGGGCGACCTGATTGCCGAAATGGACGGCACCACCCATGAACTCTTGACGGGCGAACGAACGCTCCTGAACTTTATCCAGCAGCTTTCGGGCGTGGCCACGGTGGCCCATACCTTCCAGGAAGCCCTGAAGGGCGGAAAGACCAAGGTGCTGGATACCCGCAAGACGGTGCCCGGTTTCCGCACATTGCAAAAATACGCCGTGCGTGTAGGGGGCGGTTCCAACCATCGCATGGGACTTTTCGACATGGTGTTGGTGAAGGACAACCACATTGCTGCGGCAGGCGGTGTTTTGCAGGCTCTTGAAGTGGTGAAGAAGAACAACAAGCAAGGCCTGATGGTGGAAATGGAAGTGGAAAATTTCGACCAGCTGCGGGCCTTGTTGAACAAGGGCGTAGACGTAATCATGCTGGACAACATGAGCAACGAGATGATGGCCGAGGCCCTGAAGATTATCAAGGAAAGCGGCGACAAGTGCCTGGTGGAAGGCTCTGGAAACATGACGCTGGAACGTGCGAAGGAAATCGCTACCCTTGGTCTTGACTATATTTCGGTCGGGGCATTGACTCATAGTGTGAAGGCTCTTGACATCTCCATGAGGATATAG